A genome region from Tursiops truncatus isolate mTurTru1 chromosome 15, mTurTru1.mat.Y, whole genome shotgun sequence includes the following:
- the TRMT6 gene encoding tRNA (adenine(58)-N(1))-methyltransferase non-catalytic subunit TRM6, whose product MEGSEEQPGPRPPHPGDHRIRDGDFVVLKREDVFKAVQVQRRKKVTFEKQWFYLDNVIGHSYGTTFEVTSGGSLQPKKKKEEPTSETKEAGTDNRNIIDDGKSQKLTQDDIKALKDKGIKGEEIVQQLIENSTTFRDKTEFAQDKYIKKKKKKYEAMITVVKPSTRILSVMYYAREPGKINHMRYDTLAQMLTLGNIRAGNKMIVMETCAGLVLGAMMERMGGFGSIIQLYPGGGPVRAATACFGFPKSFLSGLYEFPLNQVDSLLNGTFSAEMLSSEPKDSASVEESNGTLEEKQTSEQENEDSMPEAPESNHPEEQETMEIVSQDPDYKEPKERGSKKDYIQEKQRRQEEQKKRHLEAAALLSERNADGLIVASRFHPTPLLLSLLDFVAPSRPFVVYCQYKEPLLECYTKLRERGGVINLRLSETWLRNYQVLPDRSHPKLLMSGGGGYLLSGFTVAMDNLKADPSLKSSTSTLESHKTEEPAAKKRKCPESDSTFQKLL is encoded by the exons ATGGAGGGCTCTGAGGAGCAACCGGGCCCACGGCCACCGCATCCCGGGGACCACCGCATCCGCGACGGCGACTTCGTGGTGCTGAAACGGGAAGACGTGTTTAAAGCAGTGCAAGTCCAGCGGAGAAA AAAAGTAACTTTTGAAAAACAGTGGTTCTATCTGGATAACGTCATTGGCCATAGTTATGGAACCACATTTGAAGTGACCAGTGGAGGAAGTCTTCAGCctaagaagaagaaggaagagccTACTTCAG AGACCAAAGAAGCGGGCACTGATAATCGAAATATAATTGATGATGGGAAATCTCAGAAACTTACTCAAGATGACATAAAAGCTTTAAAGGACAAAGGCATTAAAGGCGAG GAAATAGTTCAGCAATTAATTGAAAATAGTACAACATTCCGAGACAAGACAGAATTTGctcaagataaatatataaaaaagaagaaaaagaa ATATGAAGCCATGATTACTGTTGTGAAGCCATCCACCCGCATTCTTTCAGTTATGTATTATGCAAGAGAACCTGGAAAAATTAA ccaCATGAGATACGATACGCTAGCCCAGATGCTGACGTTGGGAAATATCCGTGCTGGCAATAAAATGATTGTGATGGAAACATGTGCAGGCTTGGTGCTGGGTGCAATGATGGAACGAATGGGAG GTTTTGGCTCCATTATTCAGCTGTACCCTGGAGGTGGACCTGTTCGGGCAGCAACAGCATGTTTTGGATTTCCAAAATCTTTCCTCAGTGGTCTTTATGAATTCCCCCTCAACCAAGTGGACAGTCTTTTAAATGGAACATTTTCTGCTGAGATGTTATCTTCAGAGCCAAAAGACAGTGCTTCGGTTGAAGAAAGTAATGGCACACTGGAGGAAAAACAGACTTCAGAACAAGAGAACGAAGACAGCATGCCAGAAGCCCCAGAGAGCAATCACCCAGAAGAACAAGAAACAATGGAAATTGTCTCTCAAGATCCAGACTATAAGGAGCCtaaagagagaggaagcaaaaaGGATTAT atTCAGGAAAAGCAGAGGAGACAAGAAGAGCAGAAGAAAAGACATTTAGAGGCTGCTGctctgctgagtgaaagaaacgcAGACGG TTTAATTGTAGCTAGTCGTTTCCATCCCACTCCACTGCTGCTGTCTTTGCTGGACTTTGTGGCTCCTTCAAGGCCATTCGTGGTGTACTGTCAATATAAAGAG CCTCTGTTGGAATGCTACACAAAACTGCGGGAAAGAGGAGGGGTCATCAATCTCAGGCTGTCTGAAACCTGGCTCAGAAATTACCAG GTTTTGCCAGATCGAAGTCATCCCAAACTACTGATGAGCGGAGGTGGGGGGTACCTTCTCTCAGGCTTCACTGTTGCCATGGACAACCTTAAAGCAGACCCCAGTCTCAAATCTAGCACCAGCACTTTAGAATCACACAAGACTGAAGAGCCAGCAGCTAAAAAACGGAAGTGCCCAGAGTCTGACTCAACCTTTCAAAAATTGCTTTGA